One stretch of Methylococcus capsulatus DNA includes these proteins:
- a CDS encoding HypC/HybG/HupF family hydrogenase formation chaperone, translating into MCLAVPMQVTRLDGFSARCSARGVERDVSLFMLQDEGIAPGDFVLVHVGYAIQKISREDAEATWELFDQILAADEADA; encoded by the coding sequence ATGTGTCTCGCCGTCCCAATGCAGGTCACCCGCCTCGATGGATTTTCCGCGCGCTGCTCGGCGCGCGGCGTAGAGCGGGACGTCAGCCTGTTCATGCTCCAGGACGAAGGCATCGCTCCCGGGGACTTCGTACTGGTCCATGTCGGCTACGCCATCCAGAAGATCAGCCGTGAAGACGCCGAGGCGACATGGGAACTCTTCGACCAGATCCTCGCCGCGGACGAGGCCGATGCATGA
- a CDS encoding hydrogenase maturation nickel metallochaperone HypA, with translation MHELSVCMELIEQVESIARSHDAERVESLVLRIGVLSGVEPGLLERAFEIARLGTVAEHASLRTERIEPRIRCRACGLEADAGPSDLRCPACFDTDTMLIAGDEMILARVELLQAAD, from the coding sequence ATGCATGAGCTGTCGGTCTGCATGGAGCTGATCGAGCAGGTCGAATCCATTGCCCGCAGCCACGACGCTGAGCGGGTGGAAAGCCTTGTCCTCAGGATCGGCGTATTGTCCGGCGTCGAACCGGGACTCCTGGAACGCGCTTTCGAAATCGCCCGGCTGGGCACGGTCGCCGAGCACGCCAGCCTGCGCACCGAAAGAATCGAGCCCCGCATCCGCTGCAGGGCCTGCGGCCTGGAGGCGGACGCCGGGCCGAGCGACCTGCGCTGTCCGGCCTGCTTCGACACCGACACGATGCTGATCGCCGGCGACGAAATGATCCTGGCCCGGGTCGAATTGCTGCAGGCCGCAGACTGA